The following is a genomic window from Mya arenaria isolate MELC-2E11 chromosome 4, ASM2691426v1.
CGGAAAACCCCCCAAAAACttttacatttctttgtatatattatatgtggAAATGAAGGCGGTCAACGTGAAAGAGTAGGAAAATTTCTAACGTACTGTAAGGGCGCTTTTGATCAAGTTTTgccaataatatttttttttatttcaaaatgctaTATTTACCTGCAAGATTGTGCCATGCCGTGATTTGGATTGGAGTTTTTGTTTCAACAAATGGACAAGAACGTAAGCATAATCTTTTGTTGTTTGTCAATTTCCTTTTCAATTCATGTTTCAAGTTATATTGGCAAATCGGCAttttgcctttgatcattacATTATTAAGATATAAGTAACGTCAATTATTATTGCTTGATTGTAATAATGCTGGCGCAAATAAAGGAAAATACCAAAATACCATGACTTACCATGGACAGCAACTGAAAGGGCCATCCGTTTTGCTTGAGTACGTATTTAGATAGGattatattacatttgtatACAATTGTCATGTTTATTTGGCACATCTATCAgagcaatatttatgcaaaaagctatatttatgcaaaaagcaaaCCGCAAATAAAATCTTGTGATAGCTAATCATTTAGCCCGCcgcaattataacataaaattaattcCTTTcgatacataaattaaaaaaactccGAATATTCTTgcgaaaaaatgtatattgtattaggttcatggttaaaaaaataatttaaaatcataattaaaatggTAAGGCTTGTGAATTACAGTAGGTTAAAAGTTTATGATTACAGACAGTAACTTTCGCGAACGGCTTATGGTACGCCGTATGAACCGCGTTTTACTCTTTCGGACAAGgaaaatgttaatacatgtacactttTGACGCTGTTAAGCCCATCTGTTTTTCGGAGAGAAATGGTTTAGATTTTGTGATAGTCTTGTGGTCGTTTGATTTAATATGATGTTTGAAATTCGCATTTATATTCACATAACAATgaataagtttatatatataatttcaaagtatgtatatatacatagatatatatatattacgaaGAAAACGTGATATTTCGTCTTGatattgtgattttgtttaaaagacGTGCTGTAATTACTGTGTTTAAACAGGAAATGATGGCATGATAATGTAACAAATTGTGTGGTATTCAGTATGActcacaatatatatatatatatatatatatatatatatatatatatatatatatatatatatatatatatatatatatatcacctATTAGTTGCGCTtccataggtcaaggtcattgtaaTTTGGTTTATATTTTCCTTATACAGCAAGTTCACGACTTACGCGCTGGCACAATTTGGAGAGACAGAAGCTGCGGTCGCGGCTAGAGAAGGGAAGTAGGCTGCTGGAAAAACTCAATGTTCAGCCCGAATATCCACCGCCATCTCCATCGTCCCCATCACAGAATATGCCGCCAACAGGTATCCGTCGTTGCTCAAAATAAACTTTGGCACACATTTACATGTCCAGCAGAAGTTTATCATAACTTTTTAACAACAATGATGTACCAACTCCAGCTTTCAAATTCTTTTACTTTTCATGAACTGGTTAACTGCTTATAAAAGAGTATTATGAATAATTCTACGTGCTAGTGTATGTTTACCAGGGCAAAAATTGAACTCAATGCCAATTAAGTGctcatgaaatgaaatataaattaagaCATAGGGTTAATATGTATACGAGTACCATACAAACAAATGCACACACTTTCTCAACGTCTGGTCTGTTTATCTTTAAGCATGTGACTAAGGAGCCAGACACTCATTTTGAAttccaaaacaataaatgattaaagaaaatactttttaactATCATTTCTCAACATgggcatgttttaaaaatctaaaagtCTTTCTTCCTTAAAGAAGTATACCTATACGCAAAATATCGAGCATTGATTCATTGTAGAAGTTCCGATGATCATTATATCCAAGGCCCcgttttttctttgtatttaagtgcaaacaacaatatcaaaagaCGGATTTTTCTCAAATGTACTTTTATGCAGATTTAAACACGTCTTAAGACTACTAGTAATCATACTTGGTAAAAGGCTGTACTATCATTGGATAAAATGTCTAAAGTTCACGCTGAATTGGGAATCAGATTTTGGGGACAAACATTTAATTGTGCATAAACGACTTCAGAACCGTTAAAGAGCTAAAATATAACTGctcaataaatatattgaacagatAAGACACCCTAGTTTCTAAAACACACAGATTCTCTCAATTTCTATCCATTTTCACTTTCAATGACACATGAGCGTATCTATCGTCCATCATATGCTTTGTTTAGGAACGTTTTCTAAATGACATTAATgttacaatttcaaaaaatagGTTTACCAGTCGGGCCATCGTGGCTGGAacagtttcaactgtttaaacataaacaaaacagtcaTCGCACAGTAACTAGCACACCTGCACCTATAAACATAGATAGAATGGCATCTATCAGACTACGGCTACTTGAGAAAAGGAGGAAGCAACAGGAAATTCAGGAACAGCAGAAACGCCTGGAGCAGAGTCTGGAGAAACAGAGACTACGAGAACAGAAACTCCAGGAACAGAGATTGCAGGAACAAAAACTGCGAGAACAGAGACTGCTGGAACAAAAACTGGAGGAACAGAGACTGAAGGAACAGAGATTGCAGGAACAAAAACTGCGAGAGCAGAACCTTCTGGAACAGAAACTAAATGAACAGAGATTGCATGAACAGAGAATGGAAGAACAGAGGCTGCATGAACAGAGACTTCAGAAACTACGACAACAGGAAGAGAAGCTACTGGAAAAACGATTGCAGGAACTTAGACTGCAGGTTCAAGTGGCGTCTCATAATCTACGACAGATAGGTATTTATCAATCACAATTACAGTACTTTTTAATGCCAAAAAGCTTATATGTTTCGACCAGTACAACGGTTCTTTGAACTGAACCCCCTACTTTAGGACATCTCTTTTGCTTAATGTTCATATatcgcaatatatatatatatatatatatatatatatatatatatatatatataaggataGGCCGttcttaaataatttcattttcctCAAGATTACTGCTTCATCCTTTTTCTGTCCGAATGTATTTTATGATCTACCTGGATGTAACTAATTATATGTCTTTCCTCACCAAAGGTCAAATGAACCAGGGCCAAATTCTTCCAGGAATAGACATCGGGAGGTCTATATTTGGTCCAAGCGATGGTATCCAGGTTCGTCCATCAGAAACTCTGATTGGACCAATTGATTTAGGCCAATGGAATTCTGGTGGAGCAAATCTAGTTGATCCTCTTGGGCAACCTGGCAATCTAACTGAACGACCAGACTCCGGCCTTACACCCCATGACCAGTCGGCCGTGCACTCCGGTGAGCCGCTCGGTTTTTTCAATCCTGGCGAAGCACTTCGACCTTTACAATCATCACCTGGGGAGACTCGTGGAGTAGAAATCGGGCTAGGTTCAGTCGGCAATAGCCAGTGGCAAGGCTCATTGCTCGGTGCTGGTATTCCCGTAACAGTATTTAAGGAAGTGAATATTAGTACCTCCGTTGATTCCGGCAGTCGGACGGGGCAAGTGGATAGCTCTTCTACAAAGGGTAATCAACCTCCAAATAGCAACACAGGACAGAATGTCAACAACAGACCAAGTGCAGGTTTACAGACACTTAACGGTGGATGGATGCCGATAGCAGAGGTTTCAAAGGCGTCCTCAAGCGTTAATTCCAACgttaagaataaaaatacacaaaaacagcTGTTTAATCTGTTAGGTGATCTCTCATCAAAACTAAGAAATAGAACTCgacattaacatttaattttttcttaatatatgtTGTAAAGCAACAGTCTTGATGGCCGTGAATTGGTTAACGATCGCTACTTACATGTGTTATGTTGTACTGGTCGCTGGTCAGGCGCAGTGGATATTTCCATTTGTCAAGGGAAAGCGCTACGCTTAAAAATCGATAAATATTCTCGCGCATACGTGTCGGATGTTTTAACAATAAGAAACACAGGAATTAAGTCAGCAGTTTACCGCATTGCTAGGTTATTTATTCCAGTTGATTGCGCTCACAAGCCATagtgcagccattatagggcgagGAAAGACctttataaatatagtatttattGCCTGTAAAGACAATTATGTCATTTCATTAgctttttaatattgattttcaatttcatttcattatatttcttaCTCTTGACatgaaatgtattatattttgaattttctcatttgtacttatatttaatgtatatttaatgaaatatgtttataatgacGAGACAATATGTATAGTTTAAGTCGATACAAGCTCTGCCccgttctgttctgtttataatCTCAAAGAACGACATTACGCACCTAGATATCAACCGAACGTGCATGGAATACTTTCAACATACATGCATGTCCAAAAATTGCTCCACAGACATTTATCGGGAAATAATTTATTACTTCCCGATCGGTCGGTGGGGTGAACATGTAGCATTGAACCTTTTACGTGTTTCTATTTACATTGTTATAATAGTTATACATCAATTCATGTTATTCCTGCTTATTTCACTGActtttatgaatgtttaaacCTATGTTTACCCTCATTTGAATTatgagaaatatatttatgtatatatatatatatattcacatttaaacctATTTAGCCGCCTTTTTCATGTATTGCATCAAAATTCGTCTTGTTCAACTCAAATGACAAttatataa
Proteins encoded in this region:
- the LOC128231576 gene encoding uncharacterized protein LOC128231576, whose protein sequence is MLYLPARLCHAVIWIGVFVSTNGQEPSSRLTRWHNLERQKLRSRLEKGSRLLEKLNVQPEYPPPSPSSPSQNMPPTGLPVGPSWLEQFQLFKHKQNSHRTVTSTPAPINIDRMASIRLRLLEKRRKQQEIQEQQKRLEQSLEKQRLREQKLQEQRLQEQKLREQRLLEQKLEEQRLKEQRLQEQKLREQNLLEQKLNEQRLHEQRMEEQRLHEQRLQKLRQQEEKLLEKRLQELRLQVQVASHNLRQIGQMNQGQILPGIDIGRSIFGPSDGIQVRPSETLIGPIDLGQWNSGGANLVDPLGQPGNLTERPDSGLTPHDQSAVHSGEPLGFFNPGEALRPLQSSPGETRGVEIGLGSVGNSQWQGSLLGAGIPVTVFKEVNISTSVDSGSRTGQVDSSSTKGNQPPNSNTGQNVNNRPSAGLQTLNGGWMPIAEVSKASSSVNSNVKNKNTQKQLFNLLGDLSSKLRNRTRH